One window of Aspergillus oryzae RIB40 DNA, chromosome 3 genomic DNA carries:
- a CDS encoding uncharacterized protein (predicted protein), with product MEYCEQLPNTVNVLFFLRVELEVGFRDLNWTSQPAVRGDLFPISSKHNKRLSKEEKVSPFPYTGYQTNRLLLKDSPVTRCSIYALSRSLSSSGSHSALLH from the exons ATGGAGTATTGTGAGCAGCTGCCCAACACCGTCaatgttctcttcttcctccgagTAGAGCTCGAGGTCGGTTTTCGTGACTTGAACTGGACAAGTCAGCCCGCTGTCCGAGGAGACCTCTTCCCAATAAGCAGCAAGCACAATAAGCGACTgtcgaaggaagaaaaggtttCGCCTTTCCCATACACCGGTTACCAGACAAACCGTCTTCTGTTGAAGGACAGCCCAGTGACGCGATGCTC TATATATGCATTGTCTCGCTCTCTAagttcttctggatctcattctgctcttcttcattga
- a CDS encoding uncharacterized protein (predicted protein) has product MYTGYAVLLISRVPRCDEQKELSKRFERFDLQELIRTALDVSDGSRYCTRVLKCLEGLHNKAFIFTMDHGVEVFAKLPNPSAGPARYTTASEVATYDMLREVFKVPVSRIFAWPADATNNPVGAEYIIQEKVHGVRLGSLWNQWRRKAKLDLIKQVVDMEIKLTTMAFPWHSCIYYKNDLLSLTGDAKALTVDSVAPEALEHFAIGPLTSAELWTGVRKDMRLDRGPCG; this is encoded by the exons ATGTATACTGGCTATGCCGTCTTGCTCATTAGCCGGGTTCCTAGATGCGATGAGCAAAAGGAGCTCAGCAAACGCTTTGAGAGATTTGATCTCCAAGAGCTCATTCGAACCGCTCTCGATGTTAGCGATGGCTCCAGATATT GCACTCGAGTGCTAAAGTGCTTGGAGGGCTTACACAACAAAGCTTTCATATTTACGATGGATCATGGCGTCGAGGTTTTTGCAAAGCTCCCAAATCCTAGCGCAGGCCCTGCCCGATACACTACAGCCTCGGAGGTTGCTACATATGATATG CTTCGTGAGGTGTTCAAAGTTCCTGTATCTCGGATTTTCGCGTGGCCAGCAGATGCGACGAATAACCCTGTGGGTGCAGAGtatatcattcaagagaAGGTGCATGGTGTACGGCTGGGTTCTCTTTGGAATCAATGGCGACGAAAAGCGAAACTCGACTTAATCAAGCAGGTCGTTGATATGGAGATTAAGCTGACTACTATGGCCTTCCCCTGGCATAGTTGTATTTACTATAAGAATGACCTTCTTTCGTTGACTGGGGATGCGAAAGCGCTCACCGTGGATTCTGTCGCACCGGAAGCTCTTGAACACTTTGCTATAGGGCCACTCACCTCAGCCGAGCTATGGACTGGGGTTAGAAAGGACATGAGGCTGGACCGTGGCCCCTGTGGGTAG
- a CDS encoding uncharacterized protein (predicted protein), with translation MSSPANNPRVPRGPVEAEIVFYKDPADGSAPFNYVEEPPEGQPQRNYSEAVHKVHITDIRGQEDQFTLDRDAFQVLRDIPSQTTYETFNSDDAIKQLYYPEVEKLLLEKVPGAHKIIIFDHTIRRADPEASRQPVRQAHGDQTKWSAAQRVRRHVPDPEEAEKLLQGRYRIINVWRPINGAVESFPLAFASAATLGDRDFAKIEHRYPHFSGEIMGVRHNPKAEWKYLSGVDDDERLLLKCSDTEEGMAERVPHTAFVDPRTAPDAKGRESIEVRTIVFG, from the coding sequence ATGTCTTCACCAGCAAACAACCCACGAGTACCACGCGGTCCAGTCGAGGCTGAGATAGTCTTTTATAAAGACCCCGCGGATGGCTCTGCTCCCTTCAACTACGTGGAGGAGCCACCGGAGGGACAGCCTCAGCGCAACTATAGCGAAGCTGTCCACAAAGTTCATATTACGGATATccgagggcaagaagatcaGTTCACGTTAGATCGCGACGCATTCCAAGTTTTACGAGACATCCCTTCACAAACGACGTACGAGACATTCAATTCAGACGATGCCATCAAACAGTTATATTACCCTGAGGTAGAAAAGCTACTCCTGGAAAAGGTTCCCGGAGCACACAAAATCATCATTTTTGATCACACCATCCGACGAGCCGATCCCGAAGCGTCACGCCAACCCGTCCGGCAAGCCCATGGGGACCAAACCAAATGGTCCGCAGCGCAGCGAGTCCGTCGACATGTTCCTGATCCGGAGGAAGCGGAAAAACTACTTCAGGGACGGTATCGTATTATCAACGTCTGGAGGCCGATAAATGGCGCGGTTGAATCGTTCCCTCTGGCTTTTGCCAGCGCTGCAACTTTGGGCGACAGGGACTTCGCTAAGATTGAACATCGCTATCCTCATTTTAGTGGTGAGATCATGGGCGTGAGACACAATCCAAAGGCAGAGTGGAAGTATCTTTCCGgagtggatgatgatgagagacTGCTTCTGAAGTGTTCGGATACGGAGGAGGGCATGGCCGAACGTGTGCCTCACACTGCCTTTGTCGATCCTCGCACGGCTCCCGATGCCAAGGGTCGGGAAAGCATTGAAGTGAGAACCATCGTCTTTGGATAG
- a CDS encoding glutathione S-transferase family protein (glutathione S-transferase), which yields MQPIILYSHPYGPNPWKVAIILEELNLPYETLFVSFQDVKKEPFIKLNPNGRLPAIEDPNKNITLWESGAIVEYLVDNYDTENELSYTDFATKYETKAWLHFQVSGQGPYYGQAGWFNRAHPERLPSVIERYGNEMRRVTGVLDSVLKNREWLVGDKCTYVDLCFMPWQRWVSKYATDAENVDRDFPHAAAWFKKLSERPSVKKVFADQDRAIEESIKNQTGL from the coding sequence atgcaGCCCATAATCCTCTACTCCCACCCCTACGGTCCAAACCCCTGGAAGGTAGCCATCATCCTGGAAGAGCTAAACCTCCCCTACGAAACCCTCTTCGTCAGCTTCCAAGACGTTAAAAAAGAACCCTTCATCAAACTAAACCCCAACGGCCGTCTCCCCGCCATCGAAGACCCCAACAAAAACATAACACTCTGGGAATCCGGCGCGATCGTGGAATACCTCGTCGATAACTACGATACCGAGAACGAGCTCAGCTACACTGACTTCGCTACCAAATATGAAACCAAGGCATGGCTGCATTTCCAAGTTTCTGGTCAAGGCCCGTACTACGGACAGGCTGGGTGGTTCAACCGTGCCCATCCGGAACGTCTGCCCAGTGTTATTGAGCGGTATGGGAATGAGATGCGGCGTGTGACTGGGGTTTTGGATTCCGTTTTGAAGAATAGAGagtggttggttggggatAAGTGCACTTATGTTGATTTATGTTTCATGCCCTGGCAACGATGGGTGTCGAAGTATGCGACGGATGCGGAGAACGTGGATAGGGATTTTCCTCATGCTGCAGCGTGGTTCAAGAAGTTGAGTGAGAGGCCTTCTGTTAAGAAGGTTTTTGCGGATCAGGATCGGGCGATTGAGGAGTCGATCAAGAATCAGACTGGTTTGTAA
- a CDS encoding uncharacterized protein (cystathionine beta-lyases/cystathionine gamma-synthases) has product MSNDSLATQALHADNGLDGKSDIALPIHLSTTFRYVYNTDQDESLRGPAVCHSTAFPHQPCTNTRARILISSWFGTFCYSRDRVPTRTRLETVLSALIHGPTLTYASGLAAVHAYLVFLKPKRIAIGDGYYGSLQVANLHQQLTGYPGLRPTGRSRSRDVIHLETPIKPTGEALSIRRFADEAHKRGAYLIIDSTLRPPGLQDPFALGADIIMHSGTKYFGGHYDLLCGTLSIQPAREESWFKTLHEQRTILGSVLGSMEVWLGLRSLRTLELRVRRQSENATALVLWLYECLKSEFDYVVKKIVAALRERIPHEFGPVFRTEMKTEEMSRRLSGLMRLFQHATNLGGVESQIEWRRLLDVSAKPTLLRVSIGVEYLEDLKRDLFQGFEVLRHEIG; this is encoded by the exons ATGTCCAACGACAGCCTCGCCACCCAGGCACTCCATGCCGACAATGGCCTAGACGGCAAGTCAGATATCGCTCTGCCAATCCATCTCAGCACAACCTTCCGGTACGTCTACAATACAGACCAGGATGAATCTCTGCGCGGACCAGCAGTATGTCACTCCACGGCATTTCCTCATCAACCATGCACAAACACTAGAGCACGAATACTAATAAGTTCATGGTTTGGAACCTTCTGCTACTCCCGAGACCGCGTCCCAACCCGCACCCGGCTGGAAACAGTCCTCTCAGCACTCATCCACGGCCCAACACTAACATACGCCTCCGGTCTAGCCGCCGTACATGCATACCTCGTATTTCTCAAACCGAAACGCATAGCCATCGGCGATGGATACTACGGCAGCCTTCAGGTAGCAAATCTACACCAACAGCTAACCGGCT ATCCTGGGCTTCGACCAACTGGACGCTCTCGAAGCAGGGATGTAATCCACCTTGAAACACCGATTAAGCCAACAGGGGAAGCACTGAGTATCCGACGATTCGCAGATGAGGCACACAAACGCGGAGCATACCTAATAATTGACTCTACATTAAGACCACCAGGTCTCCAGGATCCGTTTGCGCTGGGCGCAGACATTATCATGCACAGTGGGACGAAGTATTTCGGTGGTCATTACGATCTTCTCTGTGGAACGTTGTCAATTCAGCCTGCtagagaagaaagctggTTCAAGACTCTACATGAGCAGCGGACTATTCTTGGTAGTGTACTCGGGAGCATGGAGGTGTGGCTTGGATTGCGGAGTCTTCGGACGTTGGAATTGCGGGTTCGACGACAGAGCGAGAATGCTACTGCTTTGGTGCTCTGGCTTTATGAATGTTTGAAGAGTGAGTTTGATTATGTGGTTAAGAAGATTGTTGCTGCT TTGCGAGAACGAATACCTCATGAGTTTGGGCCGGTGTTTCGTACTGAGATGAAGACGGAGGAGATGAGTCGTAGACTATCGGGATTGATGCGTTTGTTTCAACATGCGACTAATCTTGGTGGTGTGGAGAGTCAGATTGAATGGAGGAGGCTGCTGGATGTGTCAGCGAAGCCGACTCTTCTTCGGGTTAGTATTGGGGTGGAATATTTGGAGGATCTGAAGAGAGACTTGTTTCAGGGATTCGAGGTGTTAAGACATGAAATCGGGTAG
- a CDS encoding glycoside hydrolase family 27 protein (alpha-D-galactosidase (melibiase)) produces the protein MLPKIFYLSLLPAALGHPHLQPRLDNGLARTPQMGWNTYNHYSCSPNETIVRSNAQALVDLGLASLGYRYVTTDCGWTVADRLSDGSLTWNETLFPKGFPALGKYLHDLDLLFGVYQDSGIKLCGSPPDNVGSLYHEDQDARTFASWEVDSLKYDNCYSDAATGYPNVNYEPSTSPQPRFANMSRALAAQNRSMVFQVCEWGIDFPARWAPALGHSWRIGNDIIPHWRAIYRTLNQAVPQTSFAGPGQWPDLDMLFVGNDILSIPEEQTHFSLWAILKSPLTIGAALKDDNTSINDESLQILKQEEVIGYNQDSLGVSASLRRRWTEEGYEVWSGPLSGGRTVAALINWKDEARELTLDLPDIGLQFAGTVKNIWDGTTAQNVKTSYTAKVQSHGTILLELQDTTASGQYPTDTFATSTE, from the exons ATGTTACCAAAGATCTTTTATCTGTCCTTACTACCAGCTGCGCTGGGGCATCCGCATCTCCAACCGCGGTTAGACAATGGGCTCGCACGGACGCCTCAGATGGG ATGGAACACCTACAATCACTACTCATGTTCCCCAAACGAAACTATCGTGCGTTCTAACGCCCAAGCCTTGGTGGATTTAGGATTGGCATCGCTAGGGTATCGATATGTCACTACTGACTGTGGCTGGACCGTTGCGGATCGACTGTCTGACGGATCCTTGACTTGGAATGAGACCTTGTTCCCAAAAGGCTTCCCCGCGCTTGGAAAGTACCTTCATGACCTCGACCTTCTTTTCGGTGTTTATCAGGATTCGGGAATCAAGCTATGTGGCAGTCCGCCCGATAATGTCGGGAgtctat ACCACGAGGACCAGGATGCGAGGACCTTTGCATCTTGGGAGGTTGACTCTCTAAAAT ACGACAACTGCTATTCCGACGCTGCAACAGGGTACCCAAACGTAAACTACGAACCGAGCACATCACCGCAGCCAAGATTCGCGAACATGTCGCGCGCCCTCGCAGCACAAAATCGCTCTATGGTATTCCAAGTCTGCGAATGGGGTATTGATTTCCCAGCACGATGGGCACCCGCGCTCGGTCACTCGTGGCGAATCGGCAATGATATTATTCCCCACTGGAGGGCGATCTACCGAACGTTGAACCAAGCTGTTCCTCAAACCAGCTTTGCTGGACCTGGACAATGGCCGGACTTGGACATGCTTTTTGTGGGCAACGATATACTGTCTATCCCCGAAGAACAAACTCATTTCTCTCTGTGGGCAATTCTCAAGAGTCCCTTGACTATTGGGGCTGCGTTGAAAGACGACAATACTTCCATAAACGACGAGTCTTTACAAATTTTGAAACAGGAAGAGGTTATTGGGTACAACCAGGATTCGCTGGGTGTGAGTGCTAGTCTTCGACGACGTTGGACGGAGGAAGGCTATGAGGTTTGGAGCGGGCCTTTGTCTGGTGGTCGTACTGTGGCGGCTCTGATAAATTGGAAAGACGAAGCAAGGGAGCTTACTCTGGACCTCCCTGATATTGGTTTGCAGTTTGCCGGCACGGTGAAGAATATTTGGGATGGAACTACTGCCCAAAATGTTAAGACCTCTTACACAGCAAAGGTTCAGAGCCATGGAACGATTTTACTCGAGCTTCAGGATACTACAGCTTCTGGTCAATATCCGACGGACACGTTCGCTACATCAACAGAGTGA
- a CDS encoding SDR family oxidoreductase (flavonol reductase/cinnamoyl-CoA reductase), with translation MQPSKTILVTGASGFVAAHIIEAFISAGYDVRGTVRSEATAEKVRRTFPRYGEQLSFAIVPDIVKDGAFDEAVKGVDGIMHTACPGATETDSNERDIVQPAISGTINILKSAQKHGLQVKRIVITSSFASMIDMSKGTWPGHTYSEKDWNPMTYEQAVSEGTSSVQAYLAAKKVAERAAWDFVRDENTSFDLVTILPPMIYGPNINATHVSQLNITSADIYRFMSPDSKPSDPIPDNGFWSWVDVRDVAQAHLKAYEVPEAGGERFFICAGNYSYQQIADILREKVPEVKDRVPIGKPGSGFGGVELYTPDAGKSQRILGLRYRGLEESAVDSAYAFLELEKHSN, from the coding sequence ATGCAACCATCCAAGACCATTCTTGTGACAGGAGCCTCCGGCTTTGTAGCCGCTCATATCATCGAAGCTTTTATCTCTGCCGGCTATGATGTCCGAGGCACAGTTCGTTCTGAAGCTACGGCGGAGAAGGTCAGGCGTACATTCCCACGATACGGCGAACAGCTAAGCTTTGCCATTGTTCCcgacattgtcaaggatggTGCCTTCGACGAAGCAGTCAAAGGCGTCGATGGAATCATGCATACGGCTTGCCCAGGTGCTACTGAAACAGACAGCAACGAGCGAGATATTGTGCAACCTGCTATCAGCGGGACTATTAACATTCTCAAGTCCGCCCAAAAGCATGGACTTCAGGTCAAGCGCATTGTCATTACctcttccttcgcttccaTGATCGACATGTCCAAAGGTACCTGGCCCGGTCATACCTACTCCGAGAAAGACTGGAACCCCATGACCTACGAACAGGCTGTGAGCGAAGGCACCTCCAGTGTGCAAGCATATCTTGCTGCAAAGAAAGTCGCAGAGCGAGCTGCATGGGACTTTGTCAGAGACGAAAATACTTCCTTTGACCTCGTGACCATCTTGCCGCCTATGATTTACGGCCCTAATATCAATGCTACACATGTGTCGCAGTTGAACATCACCTCAGCTGATATATACCGGTTCATGTCTCCGGACTCGAAGCCAAGTGATCCCATACCTGACAATGGATTCTGGTCCTGGGTCGATGTAAGAGATGTTGCGCAGGCTCATTTGAAAGCGTACGAAGTTCCAGAGGCTGGCGGCGAGCGTTTCTTTATCTGTGCTGGAAATTACAGTTATCAACAAATTGCAGATATTTTGCGGGAGAAGGTCCCTGAAGTAAAGGATCGTGTACCTATCGGAAAGCCTGGCTCGGGATTCGGGGGTGTTGAATTGTATACACCTGACGCCGGGAAGTCTCAGAGAATACTTGGGCTTCGTTATCGAGGCCTTGAGGAGAGTGCTGTCGACTCGGCTTATGCCTTTTTGGAGCTAGAGAAACACTCAAATTAA
- a CDS encoding MCT family MFS transporter (monocarboxylate transporter): MSLATDSEFYMGLTCKDDAEGVAMQGMGLIAYLLLHSKREKGDMDDNNLTYSLSQTAPNSTVDKTARSHADRTEEDTAVGFPDGGWRAWSVVLGSWCAMVPSFGLLNTMGVLEAWLANDQLKEYSKASIGWIFGLYSFFLYFGSVQVGPVFDAYGLRPLLIPGCIGLVGSLMVFSVASEYYQFMLGFSVLGGISSSMVFTPSIACIAHWFHRRRALATGIAATAGGFGGIIFPIMIWNLSEVVGFQWGIRITGFICSFFCILYVLFLRTRLPPKKLGGGKVDIRALREIPFSLLTVAIFLIDFALLIPLTYLTSYAESHNMKESLAFQLVSILNAASILGRVVPGYFADRYGRFNVMIGTTLVCTIFTLALWLPAGSNPAAIVAYAVLFGFWSGSAISLAPVCVAQISSTEDFGKRYGTTYSLVSVGALFAIPIAGEILKAQSSGGEEEDYSGLVLFCGLVYACACLFFVLARGVCTGWRLKTVF; the protein is encoded by the exons ATGTCTCTGGCGACAGACTCCGAGTTCTACATGGGTCTAACATGTAAGGACGATGCCGAAGGTGTTGCAATGCAGGGTATGGGACTGATCGCATATCTCTTGCTTCATTC gaaaagagaaaaaggcgACATGGACGACAACAACCTCACATATAGCCTGTCGCAAACCGCCCCGAATAGCACCGTGGACAAGACTGCAAGGTCGCATGCAGACCGGACTGAGGAAGACACTGCTGTAGGCTTTCCAGACGGCGGATGGCGAGCATGGAGCGTGGTGCTGGGGTCGTGGTGTGCAATGGTTCCCTCGTTCGGTCTTTTGAATACAATGGGTGTCCTGGAAGCTTGGTTGGCAAATGACCAGCTGAAAGAATATTCCAAAGCCTCTATCGGTTGGATATTTGGCCtgtattctttcttcctttacTTCGGAAGCGTGCAAGTTG GGCCGGTCTTTGATGCTTACGGTCTCCGACCCTTGCTTATCCCAGGATGTATCGGACTTGTCGGTTCTCTTATGGTTTTCAGTGTAGCAAGTG AATATTATCAATTCATGCTCGGATTCAGCGTCCTCGGCGGAATTTCCTCATCAATGGTCTTCACCCCAAGCATAGCCTGCATCGCACATTGGTTCCATCGACGTCGCGCCCTAGCGACAGGAATCGCAGCCACAGCAGGTGGTTTTGGCGGCATTATCTTCCCGATCATGATATGGAACCTGAGCGAAGTAGTCGGTTTCCAATGGGGAATCAGAATAACCGGTTTCAtctgcagcttcttctgTATTCTATACGTCCTATTTTTAAGGACCAGATTACCCCCTAAAAAGCTGGGCGGGGGCAAGGTCGACATTAGAGCCCTACGCGAAATCCCATTTTCCCTCCTCACGGttgccatcttcctcatcgacttCGCCCTGCTTATCCCCCTGACCTACCTGACCTCATACGCCGAATCACACAACATGAAAGAGAGCCTAGCATTCCAGCTAGTCTCGATCCTCAACGCCGCTTCGATCCTGGGACGAGTCGTCCCGGGCTATTTCGCAGACCGCTACGGTCGGTTCAATGTGATGATCGGCACAACACTGGTGTGTACCATTTTCACTCTGGCACTATGGCTACCAGCCGGGTCCAACCCCGCAGCTATCGTGGCATATGCTGTACTCTTTGGGTTCTGGAGCGGTTCTGCTATTAGTCTTGCCCCCGTTTGTGTTGCGCAGATCTCGTCCACGGAGGACTTCGGAAAGAGATATGGGACGACGTATTCGTTGGTTAGTGTTGGTGCTTTGTTTGCTATACCTATTGCCGGGGAGATCCTGAAAGCTCAGAGCTcgggaggagaggaagaggattaTTCGGGGCTTGTACTCTTTTGTGGGTTGGTGTATGCTTGTGcttgtttgttttttgtCTTGGCGAGGGGGGTTTGTACTGGGTGGAGGTTAAAGACTGTATTTTAG
- a CDS encoding fungal specific transcription factor domain-containing protein (predicted protein) gives MRRAYARLYAQAALSIAEKEIDDLVSPNNLTSYAEDDRLHNELPFQLYPVLALVALSIYEYCQCGNVSRMRTRANQAITTAMDLGLHRLDTNASEAHRRAWWSASYKYQ, from the exons ATGCGACGCGCATATGCTCGTCTCTATGCGCAAGCCGCCCTTAGTATtgcggagaaggagataGACGATCTTGTGTCACCAAACAACTTAACTTCTTATGCGGAAGACGATCGCCTTCACAACGAACTCCCCTTCCAGCTTTATCCAGTTTTGGCTCTTGTCGCCCTAAGTATCTACGAGTATTGTCAATGTGGCAATGTATCCCGGATGCGCACCCGCGCGAACCAGGCCATTACAACGGCCATGGATCTTGGTCTCCATCGCTTGGACACGAATGCTTCAGAAGCACACCGACGAGCATGGTGGTCCGCG TCGTACAAGTATCAGTAA
- a CDS encoding uncharacterized protein (predicted protein) → MSTPLSTSSPDGTEFTIVALSYRGYWTSSGRATQSGIELDAQAFLDWVSETYTAPETDLEVILWGHSLGSAIASSATATYLSRHHGDQSSVSKGGTHLPVNIAGLILEAPSSSIKDMLISLYPQKWLPYRYLWPFSWNHWSCTTAMERIARWRDQNEEQSDAIIQRAKSGAPMLPRSRHNCISLESFRSPPPILLLSAESDEVIPPHVADGLESDGKRLKLELERKDVRGALHTEAPVKVDGREALVNFIFRCTSERARVA, encoded by the coding sequence ATGTCAACGCCATTATCAACATCTTCGCCAGATGGCACTGAATTCACCATAGTAGCCTTGTCATATCGCGGCTATTGGACTTCGTCGGGCCGGGCAACGCAGTCCGGTATCGAGCTTGACGCGCAAGCATTTCTCGACTGGGTATCGGAAACCTATACCGCACCAGAGACCGATCTGGAGGTCATCCTCTGGGGGCATAGTCTCGGCTCGGCCATCGCGAGTAGTGCTACTGCCACTTACCTCTCCCGTCACCATGGTGACCAGTCATCTGTGAGCAAGGGGGGAACCCATCTTCCAGTAAACATCGCTGGACTGATTCTGGAAGCACCGTCCTCCAGTATCAAGGACATGCTTATAAGTCTATACCCACAGAAATGGCTCCCGTATCGATATTTGTGGCCCTTTTCATGGAATCACTGGAGTTGTACGACGGCGATGGAGAGGATCGCTCGCTGGCGGGACCAGAATGAAGAGCAAAGCGATGCGATCATCCAGCGGGCTAAGTCAGGAGCTCCGATGCTGCCCAGGTCTAGGCACAATTGTATAAGTTTGGAGTCCTTTCGCTCGCCTCCTCCCATTTTGCTGCTTTCCGCAGAGAGTGACGAGGTGATCCCGCCACATGTAGCGGATGGATTAGAATCAGATGGGAAGAGGCTCAAACTAGAGCTTGAGAGGAAAGACGTACGTGGGGCGTTGCATACAGAAGCACCTGTCAAGGTGGATGGTAGGGAGGCGTTGGTTAACTTCATCTTCCGGTGTACCTCAGAAAGGGCCAGGGTAGCTTGA
- a CDS encoding uncharacterized protein (predicted protein), whose amino-acid sequence MLSYIIPFCIYLYFSLAVLASPTTRLRDVYHFPNGTWLENIAVRSNGNILVTAYNLAQLWEINPFNGNNSHHARLVHQFQNPGTITGITEIDQDIFVTIASNSLWKVDLSTTEPVVNPINITIPAGTLNGMATLNDSSLAISDSSLGLIWRVDIEQGTYDIMIRDNTTATSTALGPNLGVNGIRILDGYLYYGNSPQRSFYRVRVHESGNTVGQPETIAQGVLADDFAVTSSGAYLAGLTDNVITKVSLNGEAHVVAGTRNSTAVMTATSAAVGRTRMDGNVLYITTGGETQEPVNNTDHKGGKIVALKLDI is encoded by the coding sequence ATGCTCTCATATATCATACCTTTTTGCATATATCTATACTTTTCTCTTGCCGTTCTGGCATCCCCTACGACACGTCTGAGAGACGTGTATCATTTTCCGAACGGTACCTGGCTAGAGAATATAGCCGTTCGCTCCAACGGAAACATTCTCGTCACAGCATACAACCTAGCCCAGCTATGGGAAatcaatccattcaatgGAAATAATTCCCACCATGCGCGTCTGGTCCACCAATTTCAAAACCCGGGCACAATCACCGGTATCACAGAGATCgaccaggatatcttcgTGACAATCGCCTCAAACTCTCTATGGAAGGTCGACCTAAGCACGACTGAGCCAGTAGTCAATCCAATCAACATCACAATTCCAGCTGGAACTCTAAACGGGATGGCAACTTTAAACGATTCATCACTGGCTATCTCAGATTCATCCTTGGGTCTTATTTGGCGCGTGGACATCGAACAAGGAACTTACGACATCATGATAAGAGATAACACAACAGCCACAAGCACAGCATTAGGCCCAAATCTCGGTGTCAATGGTATCAGGATCTTGGACGGTTACCTATACTATGGGAACTCGCCCCAGAGATCGTTCTACCGCGTTCGCGTCCACGAGTCTGGCAATACGGTTGGACAGCCCGAGACCATTGCGCAAGGAGTGTTGGCGGATGATTTTGCTGTTACGTCTTCGGGGGCCTATCTTGCTGGTTTGACGGATAATGTTATCACAAAGGTATCCCTTAATGGTGAAGCGCATGTCGTGGCGGGGACTAGAAACTCGACTGCAGTGATGACGGCGACGTCGGCTGCTGTtgggaggacgaggatggatgggaatgtGCTCTATATCACCACAGGTGGAGAGACACAGGAACCTGTCAATAATACTGACCATAAGGGGGGGAAGATTGTCGCGCTTAAACTTGATATTTAG
- a CDS encoding alpha/beta hydrolase family esterase (predicted protein), whose product MIKSIILQAIMVLSTLTSVHGANSSGCGKQPTLVNGVHKINDREYILKVPDNYNANKPHHLIFGLHWRGGNMNSVVNGESVEPWYGLETRAQGSAILVAPNGRNAGWANINGEDVALIDAIIKQVEDDLCIDQSSRFATGFSWGGGMSYALACARAKEFRAVSVLSGGVISGCEGGHDPIAYLGIHGISDPFAANNGCQQTYVGKPGLGSHSSVQTDFKGCSRPVSFIAYDGGHDAAPLGVGNPLAPDATWKFFMAA is encoded by the exons ATGATTAAGTCCATCATTCTGCAGGCCATCATGGTCCTGAGCACTCTTACCTCCGTCCACGGTGCCAATTCCTCCGGCTGTGGCAAACAGCCTACCCTTGTCAACGGCGTCCACAAAATCAACGACCGCGAGTACATTCTCAAGGTTCCTGACAACTACAATGCCAACAAACCGCACCATCTCATCTTCGGTCTCCACTGGCGCGGCGGAAATATGAACTCGGTTGTGAACGGCGAAAGCGTCGAGCCCTGGTACGGCCTCGAAACCCGAGCACAGGGTAGCGCAATCCTGGTAGCTCCGAACGGCAGGAACGCCGGCTGGGCCAACATCAACGGCGAAGATGTAGCCCTCATCGACGCCATTATAAAGCAAGTGGAGGATGATCTCTGCATAGACCAGAGCTCTCGCTTCGCAACAGGATTCAGTTGGGGTGGTGGCATGAGCTATGCGCTCGCTTGTGCACGGGCAAAAGAGTTCAGAGCTGTGAGCGTTTTGAGTGGTGGAGTGATTAGTGGGTGTGAAGGAGGACATGACCCTATCGCTTATCTGGGCATTCATGGAATCAGTGACCCG TTTGCTGCGAATAACGGGTGCCAGCAAACGTACGTTGGTAAGCCTGGACTTGGGAGTCACAGTTCCGTTCAAACGGACTTTAAGGGATGCTCTAGGCCTGTTTCGTTTATTGCTTATgatggtggacatgatgcTGCACCTCTTGGTGTTGGTAATCCCCTGGCTCCGGATGCCACGTGGAAGTTTTTCATGGCTGCTTGA